In a single window of the Cumulibacter soli genome:
- a CDS encoding (Fe-S)-binding protein — MTALNWFFFVVAVLFTVTAIALFVGKARSVWKIFKHGQPDGTRSYDKGARAKTLARETVGHTKMFKWSFVGFAHWLTFLGFFGLFLTLLEAYGEALNPDFHLPIIGHWWGLSLVTEILALGTIFGIVALIIFRQRAHPRDPQRKSRFSGSTFWQAYFVEAVVFTIGLTIMLIRSFRIVRADAAGEETLQVWTAPVSHAIANLWEAIGVNWSTAGVLISLIAFIKIMTSWTFFFVLSRQPAMGIGWHRLWAFFNIFFKRNADGRNSLGDMKPMMSDGKVMDLEESDPEEDLFGVSQIEHFTWKGLLDFSTCTECGRCQSQCPAWNTGKPLSPKLMIMGLRDHMFETAPYLQAGGRRDSMGEEVGNPNALEGLDVLALAAHERPLIGTAEENGVIDPDVLWSCTTCGACVEQCPVDIEHVDHILDMRRYQVLIESAFPSEAGVMLKNLEGKGNPWGMSASAREDWMTGLDFDVRKIEGEIPDDVEYLFWVGCAGALEDRSKKVTRAVAELLDLAGVSFGVMGSGETCTGDPARRLGNELVFQGLAQQNVETLNGVFENRAEGTRKIVATCPHCFNSLANEYPQLGGHYEVVHHTQLLGHLVESGRLTPVTPIDSKVTYHDPCYLGRHNKVYTPPREVLAGVPGIKTEEMHRCKDRGFCCGAGGARMWMEERIGKRINVERVDEALELDPDIVSTACPFCITMLSDAVTARKQSGEAREEIEVLDVAQIMQRSMAGATKRELAPVGAVASAGVAESAARFATAVKSATAAAVAAPVAAATAVAVAEREDTGATASVAAPEAPPAEAPAAEQPAGGGYSSGGGGYSSGGSKTGSGGYSSGGSAGGYSSGGKAGGYSSGGKATSYASGGAAAGAAGKPEEAEKPAEETEKPKGSYGSGTKGSYGSGGKGSYGSGSSNLAKYAKSDAAAPAVPAAEAPADEAAAGKPTGSYGSSTKGSYGSGSSNLAKYAKKAPATPAADAPASEASAPATEQASATSTPSAPAAQPPAAPKGTGGAKGSYGNSNLSKYAKKAAPAAAAPAAEAPATAPAAEASASEAPAAEAPATDTAATEAPAAPAAETMAASAPAALPKSEVKGSYGNSDLSKYAKKAPASSAPAAPTPAPAAEASAPEAAAPEAAAPASPATEEPQAEAAPASESTGGRHAAAEDEPEASAPAPAADPAPAPGPRHAADDSAPAPETEVPAAVSQQAPPAAPAKPAGSGQDGTYKSAVKGNYKSGQ, encoded by the coding sequence ATGACTGCCTTAAATTGGTTTTTCTTCGTCGTCGCGGTCTTGTTCACGGTCACAGCGATCGCGCTGTTCGTGGGCAAGGCTCGCAGCGTCTGGAAAATCTTCAAGCACGGCCAGCCCGACGGCACCAGAAGCTATGACAAGGGCGCGCGGGCCAAGACGCTGGCCCGCGAGACTGTCGGCCATACCAAGATGTTCAAGTGGAGCTTCGTCGGTTTCGCTCACTGGTTGACCTTCCTCGGGTTCTTCGGCCTCTTCTTGACGCTGCTAGAGGCGTACGGCGAGGCGCTCAACCCTGACTTCCACCTCCCCATCATCGGCCACTGGTGGGGACTGTCGCTGGTCACCGAGATCCTCGCGCTGGGCACGATCTTCGGAATCGTCGCGCTCATCATCTTCCGTCAGCGGGCACACCCGCGTGACCCGCAGCGCAAGTCTCGCTTCAGCGGATCCACGTTCTGGCAGGCGTACTTCGTCGAGGCTGTCGTCTTCACGATCGGCCTGACCATCATGCTGATCCGCTCGTTCCGCATCGTGCGCGCGGACGCTGCCGGCGAAGAGACCCTTCAGGTGTGGACCGCGCCGGTCTCGCACGCTATCGCGAACCTGTGGGAAGCGATCGGTGTGAATTGGTCGACGGCCGGCGTACTGATCAGCCTCATCGCGTTCATCAAGATCATGACGTCCTGGACGTTCTTCTTCGTGCTGTCGCGCCAGCCCGCGATGGGTATCGGCTGGCACCGGTTGTGGGCGTTCTTCAACATCTTCTTCAAGCGCAACGCCGACGGTCGCAACTCCCTCGGCGATATGAAGCCGATGATGAGCGACGGCAAGGTCATGGATCTGGAGGAATCGGATCCCGAGGAAGACCTGTTTGGCGTCTCCCAGATTGAGCACTTCACCTGGAAGGGGTTGCTGGACTTCTCCACCTGCACCGAGTGCGGTCGCTGCCAGTCGCAGTGCCCGGCTTGGAACACCGGTAAGCCGCTGTCGCCCAAGTTGATGATCATGGGCCTGCGCGACCACATGTTCGAGACGGCGCCGTACCTGCAGGCAGGCGGACGACGTGACTCGATGGGCGAAGAGGTCGGTAACCCCAATGCGCTGGAGGGCCTGGACGTTCTCGCCCTCGCCGCGCACGAGCGCCCGTTGATCGGCACCGCCGAAGAGAACGGCGTCATCGACCCGGACGTGCTGTGGTCCTGCACCACCTGTGGTGCCTGCGTTGAGCAGTGCCCGGTCGATATCGAGCACGTCGATCACATTCTCGACATGCGTCGCTACCAGGTGCTGATTGAGTCGGCGTTCCCGTCCGAGGCCGGCGTCATGCTGAAGAACCTTGAGGGCAAGGGCAACCCGTGGGGTATGTCGGCGTCCGCTCGCGAGGACTGGATGACCGGCCTCGATTTCGACGTCCGCAAGATCGAAGGGGAAATCCCCGACGACGTCGAGTACCTGTTCTGGGTCGGCTGCGCTGGCGCGCTCGAGGACCGTTCCAAGAAGGTCACCCGCGCGGTCGCGGAGTTGCTGGACCTGGCCGGTGTGTCGTTCGGGGTCATGGGTTCGGGAGAAACATGCACCGGCGACCCGGCGCGCCGCCTCGGCAACGAGCTGGTGTTCCAGGGTTTGGCTCAGCAGAACGTCGAGACGCTCAACGGCGTATTCGAGAACCGTGCTGAGGGCACTCGCAAGATCGTCGCGACCTGCCCACACTGCTTCAACTCGCTCGCGAACGAATATCCGCAGCTCGGTGGTCATTACGAAGTCGTGCACCACACGCAGTTGCTTGGTCACCTCGTCGAGTCGGGTCGGCTCACCCCGGTTACCCCGATCGACAGCAAGGTCACGTACCACGATCCGTGCTACCTCGGCCGCCACAACAAGGTCTACACCCCGCCGCGCGAAGTGCTTGCCGGCGTTCCCGGTATCAAGACCGAAGAGATGCACCGCTGCAAGGACCGCGGCTTCTGCTGTGGCGCCGGCGGCGCTCGGATGTGGATGGAAGAGCGCATCGGTAAGCGGATCAACGTCGAACGTGTCGATGAGGCGCTCGAGCTTGATCCGGACATCGTGTCGACTGCGTGCCCGTTCTGCATCACGATGCTGTCGGACGCCGTGACTGCACGCAAGCAGTCCGGTGAGGCGCGTGAAGAGATCGAGGTCCTCGACGTCGCGCAGATTATGCAGCGTTCGATGGCCGGAGCCACCAAGCGTGAGTTGGCGCCGGTAGGAGCTGTGGCGTCGGCGGGCGTTGCCGAATCGGCAGCACGGTTCGCGACGGCGGTGAAGTCGGCGACGGCTGCGGCCGTCGCGGCCCCGGTCGCCGCGGCGACCGCGGTTGCTGTCGCCGAGCGTGAAGACACCGGAGCAACGGCGTCCGTCGCGGCGCCCGAAGCACCACCGGCCGAGGCGCCAGCCGCGGAGCAGCCCGCGGGAGGCGGTTACTCCTCCGGTGGAGGCGGCTACTCCTCGGGTGGTTCCAAGACCGGCTCGGGCGGGTACTCCTCCGGCGGTTCGGCCGGTGGTTACTCATCGGGCGGCAAGGCTGGCGGGTACAGCTCTGGCGGCAAGGCAACGTCGTACGCCTCGGGCGGTGCTGCTGCTGGTGCCGCTGGCAAACCTGAAGAGGCCGAGAAGCCCGCCGAGGAGACCGAGAAGCCAAAGGGCTCGTACGGTTCGGGGACCAAGGGCTCCTACGGCTCCGGCGGTAAGGGGTCGTACGGTTCGGGTTCATCGAACTTGGCCAAGTACGCCAAGAGTGACGCTGCGGCGCCTGCCGTACCGGCCGCTGAGGCTCCTGCCGACGAGGCAGCGGCGGGCAAGCCGACGGGGTCGTACGGCTCGAGCACCAAGGGTTCGTACGGCTCGGGTTCATCGAACCTAGCCAAGTACGCCAAGAAGGCGCCTGCTACTCCGGCGGCTGATGCCCCGGCGAGCGAGGCATCAGCTCCGGCTACCGAACAGGCGTCGGCTACCTCCACGCCGTCCGCTCCAGCAGCGCAGCCACCGGCCGCGCCGAAGGGCACGGGCGGAGCGAAGGGGTCGTACGGCAATTCGAATCTGTCGAAGTACGCCAAGAAGGCGGCGCCGGCCGCGGCCGCTCCTGCTGCCGAGGCTCCGGCTACCGCGCCCGCTGCCGAGGCTTCTGCTTCCGAAGCTCCGGCTGCGGAAGCGCCTGCCACCGACACCGCCGCTACCGAGGCCCCTGCGGCACCGGCTGCGGAGACGATGGCGGCGAGCGCTCCAGCGGCGCTGCCTAAGTCAGAGGTGAAGGGGTCGTACGGCAACTCCGACCTGTCGAAGTACGCCAAGAAGGCCCCGGCGTCGTCCGCTCCTGCAGCACCGACCCCGGCCCCTGCTGCCGAGGCGTCAGCGCCCGAAGCAGCGGCACCTGAGGCCGCGGCACCTGCGTCGCCAGCGACCGAGGAGCCCCAGGCCGAAGCCGCACCAGCGAGCGAGTCAACCGGCGGTCGTCACGCGGCCGCGGAAGACGAGCCGGAAGCGAGCGCCCCAGCGCCCGCGGCCGACCCGGCTCCCGCTCCGGGACCGAGGCACGCCGCGGACGACTCCGCACCCGCCCCGGAAACTGAGGTTCCGGCCGCAGTATCGCAGCAGGCTCCCCCGGCAGCACCGGCCAAGCCGGCCGGATCGGGCCAGGACGGCACCTACAAGTCGGCCGTCAAGGGCAACTACAAGTCCGGACAGTAA
- a CDS encoding gamma carbonic anhydrase family protein: MPEHIYRIDTGTPQIDESAYIAPTAIVTGAVTMGPDSSLWHCAVLRADTTPITIGAGSNIQDGTTCHADPGFPLTVGERVAVGHNAILHGCTIEDDVLVGMGAIVMNGAVVGSGSIIGAGALVTQGTVIPANSMVLGSPGKVVRETTADERGGIDANWKGYVGRISTHRDAVRVDRSGNPT, encoded by the coding sequence ATGCCTGAGCACATTTATCGGATCGACACCGGCACGCCACAGATCGACGAGTCGGCGTACATCGCACCCACGGCCATTGTGACCGGAGCGGTAACGATGGGCCCCGACTCATCGTTGTGGCACTGCGCCGTCCTACGCGCCGACACCACGCCAATCACGATCGGCGCCGGATCGAACATCCAGGACGGCACGACCTGCCATGCCGACCCAGGGTTTCCGCTGACGGTCGGCGAACGCGTCGCAGTCGGCCACAACGCGATCCTGCACGGCTGCACCATCGAGGACGACGTCCTCGTCGGCATGGGCGCCATCGTGATGAACGGCGCCGTCGTCGGTTCCGGATCGATCATCGGAGCTGGCGCATTGGTCACGCAGGGAACCGTGATCCCGGCGAACTCGATGGTGCTCGGCTCGCCCGGCAAGGTGGTCCGGGAGACCACGGCTGACGAGCGCGGCGGTATCGACGCGAATTGGAAGGGTTACGTCGGCAGGATCAGTACGCACCGCGACGCCGTACGCGTCGACCGCTCCGGCAACCCCACCTAG
- a CDS encoding AMP-binding protein, translated as MTWYSYAQTDPDRAALIADDVRVSFGELNEQVNRIINSLDSLGVGRGDAVAIVLPNEWEYLPLELACLSTERYIVPVNRHLTAPEIAYILSNAEPKLVLTNADLLPVVREAAAEAGLPGTDRIYTTGDPSAPTAWASAWQNSPADPPKDRLAGSVMFYSSGTTGKPKGIRRALSGLTPEQEHEVGRQTWGLLNLTEGPGVHVVAAPLYHSAPNGMALGALGRGVTLAFPAMGRFDPAEFLSFIERVKMTESFMVPTMFQRLLRLPDDVRAAFDSSSLRAVVHAGAPCPVPTKHDMIAWWGPVLEEFYGSTESSVVTTVSSKQWLEAPGTVGQVRPGWRMEIRGADGKPVAQGEEGLIFSIGSAPFDYVKDPEKTAGTWEGEALLIGDIGKVDEEGRLFVLDRRTDLILSGGVNIYPAEIEFTLAEHPSVIDVVVIGVPDEEWGQKVVAIVQPVEGADRSALSEELVEFCQGRLAKYKQPSRIDLVDELPRMPTGKISRSKVRDSYLPA; from the coding sequence GTGACGTGGTACTCCTATGCCCAGACCGACCCGGACCGAGCGGCGTTAATCGCCGACGACGTACGGGTGAGTTTCGGTGAACTCAACGAGCAGGTAAATCGGATCATCAATTCGCTCGACTCACTCGGCGTTGGCCGCGGTGATGCGGTCGCGATCGTGCTGCCGAATGAGTGGGAATACCTGCCTCTCGAGTTGGCCTGCCTGAGCACCGAGCGGTACATCGTCCCGGTCAACCGCCACCTGACCGCGCCCGAGATCGCGTACATCCTCAGCAATGCTGAGCCCAAGTTGGTGTTGACCAACGCCGACCTGCTTCCCGTGGTGCGCGAAGCAGCCGCGGAGGCCGGGTTGCCCGGCACCGATCGGATCTACACCACCGGTGACCCGAGTGCGCCGACTGCATGGGCGAGTGCGTGGCAGAACTCTCCTGCCGATCCGCCGAAGGACCGGCTCGCGGGCTCGGTCATGTTCTACAGCTCGGGTACGACCGGCAAGCCGAAGGGGATTCGGCGTGCGTTGAGCGGGCTCACCCCTGAACAGGAGCACGAGGTCGGCAGGCAGACGTGGGGGCTGCTCAACTTGACCGAAGGGCCGGGCGTGCACGTTGTTGCGGCGCCGTTGTACCACTCGGCGCCGAACGGTATGGCGCTCGGCGCACTCGGTCGCGGCGTCACGTTGGCGTTCCCGGCCATGGGCCGATTTGACCCCGCCGAGTTCCTATCGTTCATCGAACGGGTCAAGATGACCGAGTCGTTCATGGTGCCGACGATGTTCCAGCGATTGCTGCGCCTGCCGGACGATGTACGCGCGGCATTTGATTCCTCGTCACTGCGTGCGGTGGTGCACGCGGGCGCACCATGCCCGGTCCCGACCAAGCACGACATGATCGCGTGGTGGGGCCCGGTGCTCGAGGAGTTCTACGGCTCAACCGAGAGTTCCGTCGTCACCACGGTGAGCTCGAAGCAGTGGCTAGAGGCGCCCGGCACCGTCGGGCAGGTACGCCCAGGGTGGCGGATGGAGATTCGTGGCGCTGACGGCAAGCCCGTCGCGCAAGGTGAGGAAGGGCTGATCTTCAGCATCGGCAGCGCGCCGTTCGATTACGTCAAGGACCCGGAGAAGACCGCTGGCACCTGGGAAGGTGAGGCGCTGCTGATCGGCGACATCGGCAAGGTCGATGAAGAGGGCCGGCTGTTTGTGCTGGACCGTCGTACTGACCTGATCCTGTCCGGTGGCGTGAACATCTACCCGGCCGAGATCGAGTTCACCCTCGCCGAGCACCCGTCCGTGATCGATGTTGTCGTGATCGGCGTACCCGACGAGGAGTGGGGCCAGAAGGTCGTCGCGATCGTGCAGCCTGTGGAAGGTGCGGACCGCTCGGCGCTGTCCGAGGAATTGGTGGAGTTCTGCCAAGGTCGGTTGGCGAAGTACAAGCAGCCGAGCCGTATCGACCTGGTCGATGAACTGCCGCGGATGCCTACCGGCAAGATCAGCCGCTCGAAGGTGCGCGACTCCTACCTCCCCGCGTAA
- the dcd gene encoding dCTP deaminase, which yields MLLSDRDLRARIDRGELGIEPFDEGLIQPSSIDVRLDRFFRVFNNQNYTHIDPAQQQDDLTSSVEVPEGSPLVLHPGEFVLGSTLEVISLAEDLAGRLEGKSSLGRLGLLTHSTAGFIDPGFSGHITLELSNMANLPITLWPGMKIGQLCAFQLSSPAQHPYGSEIYGSRYQGQRGPTPSRSSRNWRVWPTI from the coding sequence ATGCTGCTGTCAGACCGTGACCTGCGTGCCCGCATCGACCGAGGTGAACTAGGCATTGAGCCGTTCGATGAGGGACTAATCCAGCCGTCCAGCATCGACGTACGGCTCGACCGCTTCTTCAGGGTGTTCAACAACCAGAACTACACCCATATCGACCCGGCGCAACAGCAGGACGACCTCACCAGCAGCGTCGAAGTCCCCGAAGGTTCGCCGCTCGTCCTGCATCCCGGCGAGTTCGTGCTCGGTTCGACTCTGGAGGTCATCTCGCTGGCTGAGGATCTCGCGGGACGGCTGGAAGGCAAGTCCAGCCTCGGTCGGCTGGGGTTGTTGACGCACTCGACGGCCGGCTTCATCGATCCGGGATTCTCCGGGCACATCACCCTCGAACTGTCGAATATGGCGAATCTGCCGATCACGCTCTGGCCGGGGATGAAGATCGGCCAATTGTGCGCATTCCAGCTGAGTAGCCCCGCCCAGCACCCGTACGGATCGGAGATTTACGGGTCGCGGTATCAGGGCCAACGCGGGCCGACCCCGTCGCGCTCATCGCGTAACTGGCGGGTCTGGCCGACGATCTGA
- a CDS encoding NUDIX domain-containing protein: protein MSTIEQLVVAVAIIANGEVLAAQRAYPPDLAGRWELPGGKVSTGEDIADAAVREITEELGCTVRVLDQLGASAQPRPGVRLIAVYAALAAGVPVAREHSALRWVGPDELDDVDWVGADRAFLPELRERLLDGEPLAGGATDGAVRIGSTVRRPTGPWTPAVHELLEHLRPLQFAPTPIGIDDRGREVLTYIPGRTVAPDDELLTDAQVSSCGAALRALHDAMASFRPTGPRQWRYGERTLGSDEVICHNDPGVYNWAFDGDRASGLFDWDMAGPGDAMDDLGFLAWTAIPLYQGLDPALVARRLSLLAASYGGASALSIAHAAQRRMALACERIAAGIARGDAGMANLAVVGEPDRTRARLDVLTEALPDIQKHL, encoded by the coding sequence ATGTCCACCATCGAACAGCTCGTCGTCGCGGTCGCCATTATCGCGAATGGTGAGGTCCTCGCCGCGCAACGCGCGTACCCACCAGACCTCGCCGGACGCTGGGAGCTTCCCGGCGGGAAGGTATCGACTGGCGAGGATATAGCCGACGCGGCCGTCCGAGAGATCACCGAAGAGCTCGGGTGCACGGTGCGGGTGCTGGACCAGTTGGGCGCGTCGGCGCAGCCACGTCCCGGGGTACGGCTGATCGCCGTGTACGCCGCGCTCGCGGCCGGTGTTCCGGTCGCGCGCGAGCACTCCGCGCTGCGGTGGGTCGGACCCGACGAGCTCGACGACGTGGACTGGGTGGGCGCCGATCGCGCGTTCCTACCCGAACTGCGTGAACGCCTGCTCGATGGCGAACCCCTCGCCGGTGGCGCGACAGACGGAGCCGTGCGGATCGGATCCACGGTTCGCCGTCCGACCGGACCCTGGACGCCGGCAGTGCACGAGTTGCTGGAGCACCTGCGGCCACTGCAGTTCGCGCCGACTCCGATCGGTATCGATGATCGCGGCCGCGAGGTCCTCACCTATATACCTGGACGCACCGTGGCACCGGATGACGAGTTACTCACCGACGCGCAGGTGTCCTCGTGCGGCGCCGCGCTTCGCGCGTTGCACGATGCCATGGCGTCGTTTCGCCCGACTGGCCCGCGGCAGTGGCGGTACGGCGAACGCACGCTGGGCAGCGATGAGGTGATTTGCCATAACGACCCCGGTGTCTACAACTGGGCCTTCGACGGCGATCGGGCCAGTGGATTGTTCGACTGGGATATGGCCGGCCCGGGTGACGCGATGGACGACCTCGGCTTCCTGGCGTGGACGGCGATACCGCTGTACCAAGGGCTCGACCCGGCGCTTGTGGCACGGCGGCTATCGCTGCTCGCCGCCTCGTACGGCGGGGCGTCGGCGCTGAGCATCGCGCACGCCGCACAGCGGCGGATGGCCCTGGCCTGCGAGCGCATCGCGGCCGGGATAGCACGCGGAGACGCCGGGATGGCGAATCTGGCGGTCGTCGGCGAACCCGATCGCACCCGCGCGCGTTTGGACGTGCTCACCGAGGCACTGCCGGACATTCAGAAACACCTGTAG
- a CDS encoding SCO6745 family protein, with protein MTLRHNERARGYARQAYQALEPLHIVAYFGPQVGEVSKAEGLNFYGSYVGFRGAPLGACSPAVVAAAFYNWNPAVIEKGWQDALASHTPAQLLAARERIADKALTGAFGDLLGSDQLPRVVDRLNGILSNATKAGRALGAANLDVARHSEPHVALWQATATWREWRGDGHIGALIANELPPVEALVLHTAEHPDPSVGGGALSKDATKSSRAWGDEAWEAAADRLRTRGLLEADAERLTTAGAQLYDLIEDQTDDAAASIWANVDDADEFFAAVRPFVKSVIDAGILPGTKKK; from the coding sequence ATGACCCTCCGCCACAACGAACGCGCCCGCGGCTACGCCCGCCAGGCATACCAAGCCCTCGAACCGCTGCACATCGTCGCGTACTTCGGGCCACAGGTCGGGGAGGTGTCGAAAGCGGAGGGGCTGAACTTCTACGGCTCGTACGTCGGCTTCCGGGGAGCGCCACTCGGCGCCTGCTCCCCCGCCGTCGTCGCTGCCGCCTTCTACAACTGGAACCCGGCAGTGATCGAGAAGGGCTGGCAGGATGCGCTGGCCAGCCACACCCCGGCACAGTTGCTGGCGGCCCGCGAACGCATCGCCGACAAGGCTCTGACCGGCGCGTTCGGCGACCTGCTCGGCAGCGATCAACTGCCGCGGGTGGTCGACCGACTGAATGGGATCCTGTCGAACGCGACCAAGGCTGGGCGAGCGCTCGGCGCTGCGAACCTCGACGTCGCTCGCCACTCAGAGCCGCATGTCGCCCTCTGGCAGGCGACCGCGACGTGGCGCGAATGGCGCGGCGACGGACACATCGGTGCCCTGATCGCCAACGAGTTGCCGCCGGTCGAGGCACTCGTGCTGCACACCGCCGAGCACCCCGACCCCTCGGTCGGCGGCGGCGCGCTGAGCAAGGACGCGACGAAGTCGTCCCGCGCGTGGGGCGATGAGGCCTGGGAGGCGGCGGCAGACAGGCTGCGGACCCGCGGGCTGCTGGAAGCGGACGCCGAGCGGCTGACCACCGCTGGGGCGCAGTTGTACGACCTGATCGAAGACCAGACAGACGACGCTGCCGCGTCGATCTGGGCGAACGTGGACGACGCGGACGAGTTCTTCGCCGCCGTGCGGCCGTTCGTGAAGTCGGTGATCGATGCGGGCATACTGCCCGGCACCAAAAAGAAGTAG
- a CDS encoding nucleotidyltransferase domain-containing protein, giving the protein MSAQAAAEDPTPSPNAAPLPPAAFHRWYGGWDPLDPTSIGPFMEGFDRPWWIIGGWSVEKWTGVSRSHEDMDISIFASDAEAFRLFLADRWTPWNMDDGWLRPFDHRFRIVGRTSSIWVRKNAQSAWVLDVPLTPDDGGRWTNKKLPGHAAPLDEVTWVADDGLRYLNPEIALFMKHQQAREKDRVDAATLRPRLDRHQQRWLRSAVAQVRPDHPWAVSPQP; this is encoded by the coding sequence ATGTCCGCTCAAGCCGCTGCTGAGGATCCAACTCCCTCGCCGAACGCGGCACCTTTGCCGCCTGCGGCATTCCACCGCTGGTACGGGGGTTGGGACCCGCTCGATCCGACGTCGATTGGTCCGTTCATGGAGGGCTTCGATCGTCCGTGGTGGATCATCGGCGGGTGGTCGGTCGAGAAATGGACCGGAGTTTCGCGATCGCATGAGGATATGGACATCTCGATTTTCGCCTCGGACGCTGAGGCGTTCCGGTTGTTCCTCGCGGATCGCTGGACGCCGTGGAACATGGACGACGGGTGGCTGCGTCCGTTCGATCACCGCTTCCGCATCGTGGGTCGCACCAGTTCAATCTGGGTACGGAAGAACGCGCAGTCCGCGTGGGTCCTGGACGTGCCACTAACGCCCGACGACGGCGGGAGATGGACGAACAAGAAGCTCCCAGGTCACGCGGCCCCGCTGGATGAGGTCACCTGGGTCGCGGACGACGGCCTGCGATACCTCAACCCTGAAATCGCGCTGTTCATGAAGCACCAGCAAGCGCGTGAGAAAGACCGAGTTGATGCCGCGACGCTGCGCCCGCGATTGGACCGACACCAGCAGCGATGGCTGCGGAGTGCGGTCGCGCAGGTACGACCCGATCACCCGTGGGCGGTATCCCCGCAGCCATAG
- a CDS encoding class I SAM-dependent methyltransferase produces MTASQPTRWDNELIAHGSRWQAYVDRFTGLHDSGADTAGEARFIDAIADRSAAILDAGCGAGRVASALATAGHHVAGVDKDAGHIAVGRARYPGLPLLAHDLLTLTPSALGSARLPTSYDIIVLAGNVMVYLAPGTERDVLANLRTLLREGGRIVTGFATGRDYSVSTQDADAAAIELQLQHRFATWQLEPWREDADWAVSVYTC; encoded by the coding sequence ATGACCGCCTCGCAGCCCACTCGCTGGGACAACGAACTCATCGCGCACGGATCGCGCTGGCAGGCGTACGTCGACCGGTTCACCGGCCTGCACGACTCTGGCGCCGACACAGCCGGCGAGGCCCGGTTCATCGACGCAATCGCTGACCGTTCCGCGGCGATTCTGGACGCCGGTTGTGGTGCGGGACGAGTCGCTTCAGCGCTGGCGACCGCCGGTCACCACGTCGCTGGTGTCGACAAGGACGCCGGACATATCGCGGTCGGACGCGCACGGTACCCCGGACTGCCGCTCCTGGCGCACGACCTACTCACGCTCACCCCGAGCGCGCTGGGATCGGCGCGGTTGCCGACGTCGTACGACATCATCGTGTTGGCGGGCAACGTCATGGTCTACCTCGCGCCTGGCACCGAACGCGATGTGCTGGCCAATCTGCGCACGTTGTTGCGCGAGGGCGGACGGATCGTCACCGGGTTCGCCACCGGCCGCGACTACTCCGTGTCGACGCAGGACGCGGACGCCGCAGCAATCGAGCTCCAGTTGCAACATCGGTTTGCGACCTGGCAACTAGAGCCGTGGCGCGAGGACGCCGACTGGGCCGTGTCGGTCTACACCTGCTGA